In Gossypium arboreum isolate Shixiya-1 chromosome 6, ASM2569848v2, whole genome shotgun sequence, the following are encoded in one genomic region:
- the LOC108484348 gene encoding probable acyl-[acyl-carrier-protein]--UDP-N-acetylglucosamine O-acyltransferase, mitochondrial: MNSLLKFRRPLSPSLTSLSLQRLSTTLHYVFEEKKEGTSFIHPTAIVHPNAVIGQGVSVGPLCTIGPSAKLGNGCQMHPSSHIFGNTKLGSHCVLMTGAVVGDDLPGRTVIGCNNIIGHHAVVGIKCQDMKYKLGDECFLDIGDNNEIREFTSIHRSSKSCDRTVIGDNNLIMGSCHIAHDCKIGNNNICANSSLLAGHVIVEDYVHTGGATVVHQFCHIGSFSFIGGGSVVSQDVPKYMMVSGDRAELRGLNFEGLRRCGFQVTEIKSLRTAYRKIFMPSNTNSMGFDERLSEVEHNEDLGSVPAVCSMLRSIRDSFTENRRGICKFRQWSSS; the protein is encoded by the exons ATGAATTCGCTGCTCAAGTTTCGAAGGCCTTTAAGTCCTTCTCTTACTTCACTATCTTTGCAACGCCTCTCTACAACTCTCCACT ATGTTTTCGAAGAGAAAAAGGAGGGGACGAGCTTTATACACCCAACTGCAATTGTTCATCCCAATGCTGTGATTGGCCAG GGTGTTTCAGTAGGTCCTTTATGTACAATTGGTCCTTCGGCAAAACTAGGAAATGGGTGTCAAATGCATCCTTCCAGCCATATTTTTGGGAATACAAAATTGGGGAGCCACTGCGTTTTGATGAC TGGTGCGGTGGTCGGTGATGATCTTCCTGGGCGTACTGTAATAGGATGCAATAACATCATCGGGCATCATGCCGTGGTTGGTATTAAATGCCAAGACATGAAGTACAAG TTAGGGGATGAATGTTTTCTTGATATTGGGGACAACAATGAGATCAGAGAATTTACTTCAATCCACCGATCTTCAAAGTCATGTGATAGAACG GTTATTGGTGATAACAATCTCATCATGGGGTCTTGTCATATCGCGCATGACTGCAAAATTGGTAACAATAATATATGTGCTAATTCCAGTCTCCTGGCAGGACATGTCATCGTGGAG GACTATGTGCACACTGGAGGAGCAACTGTTGTTCATCAATTTTGTCATATTGGCTCATTTTCTTTCATTGGTGGTGGATCTGTG GTTTCGCAAGATGTCCCAAAGTACATGATGGTTTCTGGAGATAGAGCTGAGCTTCGTGGTTTGAATTTCGAGGGTCTTCGGCGTTGTGGATTCCAAGTCACAGAG ATTAAGAGTTTGAGAACAGCttatagaaaaattttcatgccCAGCAACACAAATTCTATGGGTTTTGATGAACGTCTTTCTGAAGTG GAACATAATGAAGATTTGGGAAGCGTTCCTGCTGTATGTTCCATGCTCCGGTCCATTCGTGATTCTTTTACTGAAAATCGTCGTGGAATATGCAAATTCAGACAATGGAGCAGTTCTTGA